In a genomic window of Mycolicibacillus parakoreensis:
- the thrC gene encoding threonine synthase, with translation MSPAPTNPHQPWPGLIAAYRDRLPVGDDWTPVTLLEGGTPLIHAGRISERTGCTVHLKVEGLNPTGSFKDRGMTMAVTDALARGQQAVLCASTGNTSASAAAYAARAGITCAVLVPQGKIAMGKLAQAVMHGAKIIQVDGNFDDCLELARKMTTDFPTIALVNSVNPVRIEGQKTAAFEIVDALGAAPDVHSLPVGNAGNITAYWRGYREYHADGVADRLPRMLGTQAAGAAPLVSGKPVSNPETVATAIRIGSPASWASAVTAQQDSDGRFLSATDEEILAAYHLVAEAEGVFVEPASAASIAGLLKSVEDGWVPRGSTVVCTVTGNGLKDPDTALRDMPTVTPVPVDAGVVVEQLGLG, from the coding sequence GATCGCGGCCTATCGCGACCGGTTGCCGGTCGGCGACGACTGGACCCCGGTCACGCTGCTCGAGGGCGGGACCCCGCTGATCCACGCCGGCCGGATCTCCGAGCGGACCGGTTGCACCGTGCATCTGAAGGTGGAGGGGCTCAACCCGACCGGGTCGTTCAAGGACCGCGGCATGACGATGGCGGTCACCGACGCCCTGGCCCGCGGTCAGCAGGCGGTGCTGTGCGCCTCGACCGGCAACACCTCCGCCTCGGCCGCCGCCTATGCCGCCCGTGCCGGGATCACCTGTGCGGTGCTGGTCCCGCAGGGCAAGATCGCCATGGGCAAGCTGGCCCAGGCGGTCATGCACGGGGCGAAGATCATCCAGGTCGACGGCAACTTCGACGACTGTCTGGAGTTGGCCCGCAAGATGACCACCGACTTCCCGACGATCGCGTTGGTCAACTCGGTCAACCCGGTGCGCATCGAGGGGCAGAAGACCGCGGCGTTCGAGATCGTCGACGCGCTGGGCGCCGCCCCCGACGTCCACTCCCTGCCGGTCGGCAACGCCGGCAACATCACCGCGTACTGGCGCGGCTACCGCGAGTACCACGCCGACGGGGTGGCCGACCGGCTGCCGCGGATGCTGGGCACGCAGGCCGCCGGGGCGGCACCGTTGGTCTCGGGCAAGCCGGTGAGCAATCCCGAGACCGTGGCCACCGCGATCCGGATCGGCTCCCCGGCCTCCTGGGCGTCGGCGGTAACGGCGCAGCAGGACTCCGACGGGCGTTTCCTGTCGGCCACCGACGAGGAGATCCTCGCGGCGTATCACCTGGTTGCCGAGGCCGAAGGGGTGTTCGTCGAGCCGGCCTCGGCGGCGAGCATCGCGGGCCTGCTCAAATCCGTCGAAGACGGCTGGGTGCCGCGCGGGTCCACGGTGGTCTGTACCGTCACCGGCAATGGCCTCAAAGACCCCGACACCGCCCTGCGGGACATGCCCACGGTGACCCCGGTTCCGGTGGACGCCGGTGTCGTGGTCGAGCAGTTGGGGCTGGGCTAG
- the thrB gene encoding homoserine kinase, producing MTPTLPVGLSATAAVAASSANLGPGFDSLGLALSLYDQIIVETTDSGLVVEVEGEGAGQVPSNAEHRVVQAIQRGLAACGVRAPGMVVRCRNAIPHSRGLGSSAAAVVGGLAVVNGLVAQTNVATLSEQQLIQLSSEFEGHSDNAAASVLGGAVVSWIDDSAGPARYAAVPLRLHPDLRLFPAIPEQRSSTAETRVLLPAQVSHQDARFNVSRAALLVVALTERPDLLLAATEDVLHQPQRAAAMPASAEYLQLLRDHGIAAVLSGAGPTVIALSTEDRLPPEAVDFGRAHGFTVGEMAIGEPVRWGAGALLSS from the coding sequence GTGACCCCGACCCTGCCCGTCGGCCTGTCGGCCACCGCCGCGGTGGCCGCCTCCAGCGCCAACCTGGGCCCCGGGTTCGACAGCCTCGGACTGGCATTGAGTCTCTACGACCAAATCATCGTGGAGACAACCGATTCCGGTCTGGTTGTTGAGGTCGAAGGGGAGGGGGCCGGCCAGGTTCCGTCGAACGCCGAGCATCGGGTGGTCCAGGCCATTCAGCGGGGGCTGGCGGCCTGCGGTGTCCGCGCCCCCGGAATGGTGGTGCGCTGTCGCAACGCCATCCCGCATTCGCGGGGCCTGGGATCATCGGCAGCCGCTGTCGTCGGCGGGTTGGCGGTCGTCAACGGCCTTGTGGCACAGACGAATGTCGCAACGCTGAGCGAACAGCAGTTGATTCAGCTGTCGTCGGAGTTCGAAGGGCACTCCGACAATGCGGCGGCATCGGTGCTCGGCGGTGCGGTGGTGTCGTGGATCGACGACAGCGCCGGCCCGGCACGTTACGCGGCGGTGCCGCTGCGACTGCATCCGGACCTGCGGTTGTTTCCGGCCATCCCCGAACAGCGGTCGTCGACGGCCGAAACCCGGGTGCTGCTGCCGGCGCAGGTCAGCCATCAAGACGCCCGCTTCAACGTCAGTCGGGCCGCGTTGCTGGTGGTGGCGCTGACCGAACGTCCCGACCTGCTGTTGGCGGCCACCGAGGATGTGCTGCACCAACCGCAACGGGCTGCGGCCATGCCCGCCTCGGCGGAGTATCTGCAGCTCCTGCGGGATCATGGCATCGCCGCGGTGCTCTCCGGGGCCGGTCCGACGGTGATCGCGCTGAGCACCGAGGATCGGCTGCCTCCGGAGGCGGTGGACTTCGGTCGTGCGCACGGGTTCACCGTCGGCGAGATGGCGATCGGGGAGCCCGTGCGCTGGGGCGCCGGGGCGTTGTTGTCGAGTTGA
- the rho gene encoding transcription termination factor Rho, with amino-acid sequence MTDTDLITADDNGGADVSGTAGAAAQTDTKKDKRGGLSAMVLPELRVLAVQSGVKGASGMRKSELIAAINESREGKNGGSHEAPATPAAQDSDTGDAPRRERRGAARDSGAPAADRGDAPQTGGDTSGPAEPAATGGSDSAASQADTPPAQTKDRPKQARDAQGAGDGTDAKDAKDAKDGPKDGPKDTKDGPKDGAKDGRGQNKNDKPRDKGDGAGGDSGQHGQQSQQSQQGQQGQQNRGDDDGEGRGGRRGRRFRDRRRRDRSGDGGDTELREDDVVQPVAGILDVLDNYAFVRTSGYLAGPNDVYVSMNMVRKNGLRRGDAITGAVRAPREGEGGGQNSRQKFNPLVRLDTVNGGPVEDAKKRPEFGKLTPLYPNQRLRLETSPDLLTTRVIDLIMPIGKGQRALIVSPPKAGKTTILQDIANAITRNNPECHLMVVLVDERPEEVTDMQRSVKGEVIASTFDRPPSDHTSVAELAIERAKRLVEQDKDVVVLLDSITRLGRAYNNASPASGRILSGGVDSTALYPPKRFLGAARNIEEGGSLTIIATAMVETGSTGDTVIFEEFKGTGNAELKLDRKIAERRVFPAVDVNPSGTRKDELLLSPDEFGIVHKLRRVLSGLDSHQAIDLLMSQLRKTKNNYEFLVQVSKNTPGGLDND; translated from the coding sequence GTGACCGATACGGACCTGATCACAGCTGACGACAACGGCGGGGCCGACGTGTCGGGCACCGCCGGCGCCGCGGCACAGACCGACACCAAAAAAGACAAGCGTGGTGGGCTGTCGGCGATGGTGCTGCCCGAGCTACGGGTGTTGGCCGTGCAATCCGGCGTCAAGGGAGCCTCCGGTATGCGAAAAAGTGAACTGATCGCCGCGATCAACGAGAGCCGTGAAGGAAAAAACGGCGGATCGCACGAGGCGCCGGCGACGCCCGCGGCGCAAGACAGCGACACCGGCGACGCGCCCCGGCGCGAGCGGCGCGGTGCCGCCCGCGACAGCGGTGCACCGGCCGCGGACCGCGGTGACGCGCCGCAGACCGGCGGCGACACGTCCGGGCCGGCCGAGCCCGCGGCCACCGGCGGATCGGACAGCGCAGCCAGCCAGGCCGATACGCCCCCCGCGCAGACCAAGGACCGCCCGAAGCAGGCCAGAGACGCCCAGGGCGCCGGTGACGGCACGGACGCCAAGGACGCCAAAGACGCCAAGGACGGGCCCAAGGACGGGCCCAAAGACACCAAGGACGGGCCCAAGGACGGCGCCAAAGACGGTCGGGGCCAGAACAAGAACGACAAACCGCGCGACAAGGGCGACGGCGCCGGCGGGGACTCGGGCCAACACGGCCAACAGAGTCAACAGAGTCAGCAGGGTCAGCAGGGTCAACAGAACCGTGGCGACGACGACGGTGAGGGCCGCGGCGGTCGGCGGGGCCGGCGGTTCCGCGACCGGCGCCGCCGGGACCGTTCCGGCGACGGCGGTGACACCGAACTGCGCGAGGACGATGTCGTGCAGCCGGTGGCCGGCATCCTCGACGTGTTGGACAACTACGCATTCGTGCGCACCTCGGGCTACCTCGCCGGACCCAACGACGTGTACGTCTCGATGAACATGGTGCGCAAGAACGGCTTGCGACGTGGCGACGCGATCACCGGCGCGGTGCGCGCCCCACGGGAAGGCGAAGGCGGCGGCCAGAACTCCCGACAGAAGTTCAACCCGCTGGTGCGGTTGGACACCGTCAACGGGGGCCCGGTCGAAGATGCGAAGAAGCGCCCGGAGTTCGGCAAGCTCACTCCGCTCTACCCCAACCAGCGGCTCCGGCTGGAGACCTCGCCGGATCTGCTCACCACCCGGGTCATCGACCTGATCATGCCGATCGGCAAGGGGCAGCGGGCCTTGATCGTGTCGCCGCCCAAGGCCGGTAAGACCACGATCCTGCAGGACATCGCCAACGCGATCACCCGCAACAACCCCGAGTGCCACCTCATGGTCGTCCTGGTCGACGAACGCCCCGAAGAGGTGACCGACATGCAGCGCTCGGTCAAAGGTGAGGTCATCGCCTCCACCTTCGACCGTCCGCCGTCGGATCACACCTCGGTGGCCGAGCTGGCCATCGAGCGGGCCAAACGACTTGTCGAGCAGGACAAGGACGTCGTGGTGCTTCTCGACTCGATCACCCGACTCGGCCGCGCCTACAACAACGCCTCACCGGCGTCGGGGCGCATCCTCTCCGGGGGTGTAGACTCCACGGCCCTGTACCCGCCGAAACGGTTCCTCGGCGCGGCGCGCAACATCGAGGAAGGCGGGTCGTTGACGATCATCGCGACCGCGATGGTCGAAACCGGGTCGACCGGTGACACCGTGATCTTCGAGGAGTTCAAGGGCACCGGTAACGCGGAGCTGAAGCTGGACCGCAAGATCGCCGAGCGCCGGGTGTTCCCCGCCGTCGACGTCAACCCGTCCGGCACCCGCAAGGACGAGCTGCTGCTCTCGCCCGACGAGTTCGGGATCGTCCACAAGCTGCGTCGGGTGCTGTCCGGGCTGGACTCCCACCAGGCGATCGACCTGTTGATGAGCCAGCTGCGCAAGACCAAGAACAACTACGAGTTCCTGGTCCAGGTCTCCAAGAACACGCCCGGCGGGTTGGACAACGACTGA
- the rpmE gene encoding 50S ribosomal protein L31, with amino-acid sequence MKTDIHPAYGETTVVCGCGNSFTTRSTKPGGHIVVEVCSQCHPFYTGKQKILDTGGRVARFERRYGKRKANTAKTQNAES; translated from the coding sequence ATGAAAACCGACATTCACCCCGCCTACGGCGAGACCACCGTGGTCTGCGGTTGCGGCAACAGCTTCACCACCCGCAGCACCAAGCCGGGTGGGCACATCGTGGTCGAGGTCTGCTCGCAGTGCCACCCGTTCTACACCGGCAAGCAGAAGATCCTGGACACCGGTGGCCGGGTGGCGCGCTTCGAGCGGCGGTATGGAAAGCGCAAGGCCAACACCGCGAAGACGCAGAACGCCGAGAGCTAG
- the prfA gene encoding peptide chain release factor 1 → MTQSVHAIDALLVEHAQLETQLADPDLHGDAVRARKVGRRFAQLAPIVATHRKLTAARDDLEAARELAADDASFAAEADELETRVAELDAQLTDMLAPRDPHDGDDILLEVKSGEGGEESALFAADLARMYTRYAERHGWTVTVLDQTTSDLGGYKEATLSITSRGDAADGVWSRLKFEGGVHRVQRVPVTESQGRVHTSAAGVLVYPEPEEIGEVQIDEADLRIDVYRSSGKGGQGVNTTDSAVRLTHLPTGIVVTCQNERSQLQNKTRALQVLAARLQALAEEKALAEASADRASQIRTVDRSERIRTYNFPENRLADHRIGFKSHNLDQVLDGDLDALLDALADADKQARLQQS, encoded by the coding sequence ATGACGCAGAGCGTGCACGCCATCGATGCACTGCTGGTCGAGCATGCGCAACTGGAGACCCAACTGGCCGACCCCGACCTGCACGGCGATGCCGTCCGGGCCCGCAAGGTGGGGCGACGCTTCGCCCAGCTGGCGCCGATCGTGGCCACCCACCGCAAGTTGACCGCCGCGCGCGACGACCTGGAGGCCGCGCGCGAGCTCGCCGCCGACGACGCGTCGTTCGCCGCCGAAGCCGACGAGCTGGAGACCCGGGTGGCCGAGTTGGACGCCCAGCTCACCGACATGCTCGCCCCCCGCGATCCGCACGACGGCGACGACATTCTGCTGGAGGTGAAATCCGGGGAGGGCGGCGAGGAATCCGCGCTGTTCGCCGCTGACCTGGCGCGCATGTACACCCGCTACGCCGAACGGCACGGATGGACGGTCACCGTGCTCGATCAGACCACGTCCGACCTGGGCGGGTACAAGGAGGCGACGCTGTCGATCACCAGCCGGGGCGACGCCGCCGACGGGGTGTGGTCGCGCCTGAAATTCGAGGGCGGCGTGCACCGGGTGCAGCGGGTTCCGGTCACCGAATCGCAGGGCCGGGTGCACACCTCGGCGGCCGGTGTGCTGGTCTACCCCGAACCCGAGGAGATCGGCGAGGTGCAGATCGATGAGGCCGATCTGCGCATCGACGTCTACCGCTCCTCGGGCAAAGGCGGCCAGGGCGTCAACACCACCGACTCGGCGGTGCGCCTGACCCACCTGCCCACCGGGATCGTCGTCACCTGCCAAAACGAACGGTCGCAGCTGCAGAACAAGACTCGTGCCCTGCAGGTGCTCGCCGCGCGCCTGCAGGCGCTGGCCGAGGAGAAGGCGCTGGCGGAGGCCTCGGCCGACCGGGCCAGCCAGATCCGCACCGTCGACCGCAGCGAACGCATCCGGACCTACAACTTCCCGGAGAACCGGCTGGCCGATCACCGCATCGGTTTCAAGAGCCACAACCTCGACCAGGTGCTCGACGGTGACCTCGATGCGCTGCTCGACGCCCTGGCCGACGCGGACAAACAAGCCCGCCTGCAACAGTCATGA
- the prmC gene encoding peptide chain release factor N(5)-glutamine methyltransferase — protein MPTRRSPGGLSRAIAEAAAALAHAGIDSARRDAEELAAHLIGTERGRLALVDPPVRTFYAEYRRLVDARARRVPLQHLTGTASFGSVTLHVGPGVFVPRPETEALLAWALAEDLPDSPTVIDACTGSGALALALARHRPTARVFGIEICESALAYARRNGADSPVQWVQADIATPGLLAELDGAVDLVVANPPYLPEGASLTPEVADHDPRHALFAGSDGMAVIGAVTARAGSWLRPGGRFAVEHDDSTAGATVELIAHTGLFDTIVSRRDLAGRPRFVTARRKVSR, from the coding sequence GTGCCGACACGGCGCTCGCCCGGCGGGCTGTCGCGCGCGATCGCCGAGGCGGCCGCCGCCTTGGCGCACGCCGGGATCGACTCGGCGCGCCGCGACGCCGAGGAGTTGGCGGCGCACCTGATCGGCACTGAGCGGGGGCGGCTCGCGCTGGTCGATCCGCCTGTGCGCACCTTCTACGCCGAGTACCGCCGGCTGGTCGACGCCCGTGCCCGCCGGGTCCCGCTGCAGCACCTCACCGGTACCGCGTCGTTCGGTTCGGTCACGCTGCACGTGGGCCCCGGGGTGTTCGTGCCGCGTCCCGAGACCGAGGCGCTGCTGGCCTGGGCGCTCGCCGAAGACCTGCCGGACTCACCGACCGTCATCGACGCCTGCACCGGCTCCGGTGCCCTGGCGCTGGCGTTGGCGCGGCACCGGCCCACCGCCCGGGTGTTCGGCATCGAGATCTGCGAGTCCGCCCTGGCCTACGCCCGCCGCAACGGCGCCGACAGCCCGGTGCAGTGGGTGCAGGCCGACATCGCCACCCCGGGCCTGCTCGCCGAGCTCGACGGTGCCGTCGACCTCGTGGTGGCCAACCCGCCGTACCTTCCCGAGGGTGCGTCGTTGACACCCGAGGTGGCCGACCACGATCCGCGCCATGCCCTGTTCGCCGGGTCCGACGGGATGGCGGTGATCGGCGCGGTCACCGCGCGGGCGGGCTCCTGGCTGCGTCCCGGCGGCCGGTTCGCGGTCGAACACGATGACAGCACCGCCGGTGCCACCGTCGAATTGATCGCCCACACAGGGCTTTTCGATACCATCGTGAGTCGCCGCGATCTGGCAGGACGACCGCGGTTCGTGACCGCCCGCAGGAAGGTGTCACGGTGA
- a CDS encoding L-threonylcarbamoyladenylate synthase — protein MTHSTGEQDRPPAHHRDVYDCADPHRRAAGIAAAISAVKAGQLVVVPTDTVYGIGADAFDPAAVESLLAAKGRGPDMPVGVLVGSWRTIDGLVFTVPDAARTLIRAFWPGALSLVVTAAPSLPWNLGDTGGTVMLRMPLHPVAIEVLRAIGPMAVSSANVSGRPAAGTAAEAREQFADRAAVYLDAGPAAQQAASTIVDLTGAGPRILRTGPVSVERVAAVLEVDPATLTD, from the coding sequence GTGACACACAGCACCGGTGAGCAAGACCGCCCCCCCGCGCACCACCGCGACGTGTACGACTGTGCGGACCCGCACCGGCGCGCCGCCGGGATCGCCGCCGCCATCAGCGCGGTCAAGGCCGGCCAACTGGTGGTGGTGCCCACCGACACCGTCTACGGCATCGGCGCCGACGCCTTCGACCCCGCCGCGGTGGAGTCCTTGCTGGCGGCCAAGGGGCGGGGCCCGGACATGCCGGTCGGTGTCCTCGTCGGATCGTGGCGCACCATCGACGGCCTGGTGTTCACCGTCCCCGACGCCGCCCGGACCCTCATCCGCGCTTTCTGGCCGGGAGCGTTGAGCCTGGTGGTGACCGCCGCCCCCTCGCTGCCGTGGAATCTCGGCGACACCGGCGGCACCGTGATGCTGCGCATGCCCCTGCACCCGGTCGCCATCGAGGTGCTGCGCGCGATCGGACCGATGGCGGTCTCCAGCGCCAACGTCTCCGGCCGCCCTGCGGCCGGTACCGCGGCCGAGGCCCGGGAGCAGTTCGCCGACCGCGCGGCGGTGTATCTCGACGCCGGCCCCGCGGCGCAGCAGGCGGCCTCCACGATCGTGGACCTCACCGGCGCCGGCCCGCGGATCCTGCGCACCGGACCGGTCAGCGTCGAGCGTGTCGCCGCGGTCCTGGAGGTCGACCCCGCGACGCTGACGGACTGA
- a CDS encoding glycosyltransferase family 4 protein yields the protein MTGAVPTLTAGVYTVAEQGAGVPLRELALVGLTAAIVTYFATGPVRVLATRLGAVAYPRDRDVHRTPTPRMGGLAMYVGTIAAVFLASQLPALTRGFVYSSGMPAVVVAGGVIMGIGLIDDRWGLDALTKFAGQITAASVLVTMGVAWSVLYIPFGGVGTIVLDQVSSILLTLALTVSIVNAMNFVDGLDGLAAGLGLITALAICIFSMGLLRDHGGDVLFYPPAVISVVLAGACLGFLPHNFHRAKIFMGDSGSMLIGLMLAAASTTAAGPISQSAYGARDVFALLAPFLLVVAVMFVPALDMLLAIVRRTRAGVSPFHPDKMHLHHRLLEIGHSHRRVVLLIYLWVGIVALGVASTIFVDPRYTGAVMLAAILVAVVATLIPLVRGRDNVYDEK from the coding sequence ATGACCGGTGCCGTGCCCACTCTGACCGCCGGGGTGTACACCGTCGCCGAGCAGGGCGCCGGGGTGCCGTTGCGCGAACTCGCGCTGGTCGGCCTGACCGCCGCGATCGTCACCTACTTCGCGACCGGGCCGGTGCGGGTGCTGGCCACCCGGCTGGGAGCGGTCGCCTACCCGCGCGACCGCGACGTCCACCGCACCCCCACCCCCCGGATGGGCGGGCTGGCGATGTACGTCGGGACCATCGCCGCGGTGTTCCTCGCCTCGCAACTGCCGGCACTGACCCGCGGGTTCGTCTACTCCTCGGGGATGCCGGCGGTGGTCGTCGCCGGTGGCGTGATCATGGGCATCGGGCTCATCGACGACCGTTGGGGTCTGGACGCGCTGACCAAGTTCGCCGGTCAGATCACCGCCGCCAGCGTCCTGGTCACGATGGGGGTCGCGTGGAGCGTGCTCTACATCCCGTTCGGGGGAGTGGGCACGATCGTGCTGGACCAGGTGTCCTCGATTCTGCTGACCCTGGCGCTGACCGTGTCGATCGTCAACGCGATGAACTTCGTCGACGGCCTCGACGGGCTCGCCGCCGGCCTCGGGTTGATCACCGCGCTGGCCATCTGCATCTTCTCGATGGGTCTGTTGCGCGACCACGGCGGGGACGTGCTGTTCTACCCGCCCGCGGTGATCTCGGTGGTGCTGGCCGGGGCGTGTCTGGGGTTTTTGCCGCACAATTTCCACCGCGCCAAGATCTTCATGGGCGATTCCGGGTCGATGCTGATCGGGCTGATGCTGGCCGCCGCCTCCACCACCGCGGCCGGCCCGATCTCCCAGAGTGCCTACGGCGCCCGCGACGTCTTCGCGCTGCTGGCGCCGTTCCTGCTGGTGGTCGCGGTCATGTTCGTGCCCGCCCTGGACATGCTGCTGGCGATCGTGCGCCGGACCCGCGCCGGGGTGAGCCCGTTTCACCCCGACAAGATGCACCTGCATCACCGGTTGTTGGAGATCGGGCACTCGCACCGCCGGGTGGTGCTGCTCATTTACCTGTGGGTGGGGATCGTGGCCCTCGGGGTGGCCAGCACCATTTTCGTCGACCCGCGCTACACCGGCGCGGTGATGCTCGCGGCGATTCTCGTCGCCGTCGTGGCGACGTTGATTCCCCTGGTCAGGGGCCGTGACAACGTGTACGACGAAAAGTAG
- a CDS encoding ATP synthase subunit I, which translates to MTTPAQDAPLVFPEVAFRPLRLLVICLALTAAAIGATFLLDRPMIGVYLGVGMAIGLVNALLIRRSVNAITAGEHPLKRKMALNSATRLAAITVIALVIAYLTRPDGLGVVFGLALFQVLLVGGTALPVWKKIRTSADDAGPAGTTDGYTEGTA; encoded by the coding sequence GTGACGACACCAGCGCAGGATGCGCCGTTGGTGTTTCCGGAAGTGGCGTTTCGGCCGCTGCGCCTCTTGGTCATCTGCCTGGCGCTGACCGCGGCCGCCATCGGGGCCACCTTCCTGCTGGATCGCCCGATGATCGGGGTCTACCTCGGCGTCGGGATGGCGATCGGGCTGGTCAATGCGCTGCTGATCCGTCGGTCGGTCAACGCCATCACCGCCGGTGAGCATCCGCTCAAACGCAAAATGGCGCTCAACTCCGCGACCCGACTGGCGGCCATCACGGTGATCGCCCTGGTCATCGCCTACCTCACCCGCCCCGACGGCCTGGGTGTGGTGTTCGGGCTGGCGCTGTTCCAGGTGCTGCTGGTGGGCGGCACCGCGCTGCCGGTCTGGAAGAAGATTCGTACCTCGGCGGACGACGCGGGTCCGGCCGGCACGACCGACGGATACACCGAAGGGACCGCATGA
- the atpB gene encoding F0F1 ATP synthase subunit A, with the protein MDETILAESKVEVGHHVTTTWLGMTINLDTVISSAIAAVIVIAMALYLRAKVTSTGVPGGVQLFFETITTQMRGQIEATIGMRVAPFVLPLAVTLFIYILIANWLSVLPVQYADEDGVSRELFSPAAADINFVAALTVFVFLSYHLAGFWRRGLFGHPLQLVKGHVTLMAPINLVEELAKPISLALRLFGNIFAGGILVGLIALFPPYILWAPNAVWKAFDLFVGAIQAFIFALLTVLYFSQAMELEEEHEH; encoded by the coding sequence ATGGACGAGACGATCCTGGCCGAGAGCAAGGTCGAGGTCGGTCATCACGTCACGACCACCTGGTTGGGGATGACCATCAACCTCGACACGGTGATCTCCAGTGCGATCGCGGCCGTCATCGTCATCGCGATGGCGCTGTACCTGCGCGCCAAGGTCACCTCGACCGGGGTGCCCGGGGGTGTGCAGCTGTTCTTCGAGACCATCACCACCCAGATGCGCGGCCAGATCGAGGCGACGATCGGGATGCGGGTGGCGCCGTTCGTGCTGCCGTTGGCGGTCACGTTGTTCATCTACATCCTCATCGCGAACTGGCTGTCGGTGCTGCCGGTGCAGTACGCCGACGAGGACGGGGTCTCGCGGGAGCTGTTCAGCCCCGCCGCCGCCGACATCAACTTCGTCGCCGCGTTGACGGTGTTCGTCTTCCTCAGCTACCACCTGGCCGGCTTCTGGCGTCGCGGCCTGTTCGGCCACCCCCTGCAACTGGTGAAGGGGCACGTGACCTTGATGGCCCCGATCAACCTGGTCGAAGAGTTGGCCAAGCCGATCTCGCTGGCCTTGCGTCTTTTCGGCAACATCTTCGCCGGCGGCATCCTGGTGGGGTTGATCGCGTTGTTCCCGCCGTATATTTTGTGGGCCCCCAACGCGGTGTGGAAGGCGTTCGACCTGTTCGTCGGTGCCATTCAAGCGTTCATCTTCGCCCTGCTGACCGTGCTGTACTTCAGCCAGGCGATGGAACTCGAAGAAGAGCACGAGCACTAA
- a CDS encoding F0F1 ATP synthase subunit C → MGDPNLIGMGALIGGGLIMAGGAIGAGVGDGIAGNALIAGIARQPEAQGRLFTPFFITVGLVEAAYFINLAFMALFVFATPIAAQ, encoded by the coding sequence ATGGGAGACCCGAATCTGATCGGGATGGGCGCCCTCATCGGCGGCGGCCTGATCATGGCCGGCGGTGCGATCGGTGCCGGTGTTGGTGACGGTATCGCCGGTAACGCGCTGATCGCCGGGATCGCGCGACAGCCCGAGGCGCAGGGCCGGCTGTTCACCCCGTTCTTCATCACGGTCGGTTTGGTGGAGGCCGCATACTTCATCAACCTGGCCTTCATGGCCCTGTTCGTTTTCGCCACCCCGATCGCCGCGCAGTAG
- a CDS encoding F0F1 ATP synthase subunit B, with amino-acid sequence MGDLSAAILAAGQGGEEAETANFLIPNGTFFVVLAIFLVVLGVISVFVVPPVTKVLRERENMVTKTLADNKRSAEQFAAAEADYEQAMSGARAEATAVRDEARNEGRTVLEEMRGRAGEQVAETLQEASEQLKREGDTVAEDLRTRVETLSTTLAGRVLGVSVGDADATTAAGR; translated from the coding sequence ATGGGTGACTTAAGCGCTGCAATCCTGGCCGCCGGCCAGGGTGGTGAGGAAGCCGAAACAGCCAACTTCCTCATTCCCAACGGCACCTTCTTCGTCGTACTGGCGATCTTCCTGGTCGTGCTGGGCGTCATCAGCGTTTTCGTGGTGCCGCCGGTGACGAAGGTGCTGCGTGAGCGCGAGAACATGGTCACCAAGACGCTGGCGGACAACAAGCGGTCCGCCGAGCAGTTCGCCGCCGCCGAGGCCGACTACGAGCAGGCCATGTCCGGGGCGCGGGCGGAGGCGACCGCGGTCCGCGACGAGGCCCGCAACGAGGGGCGCACGGTCCTGGAGGAGATGCGGGGTCGTGCCGGTGAGCAGGTGGCCGAGACCCTGCAGGAGGCCAGTGAGCAACTCAAGCGTGAGGGCGACACGGTCGCCGAGGATCTGCGGACCCGGGTGGAGACCCTCTCGACGACCCTCGCCGGTCGGGTACTGGGTGTCAGTGTGGGCGATGCCGACGCGACGACGGCGGCAGGACGGTAA